The Candidatus Nitrospira nitrificans genomic interval GATCGTCGGCATCATGGATGATGGTATTGCCGTCCTGGTCCGTTTCATACACGAGCGTCTTGGCGCCCTGTTCGTCGACGCGATAGACCTTCTTTCCGCCGTTCACAGTGGCCGTATAATAACCGCCCGAACAGGCGACCATCATGAACACGACGACGGCCAAACAAACAGAACTGGTCATCCGCGAAAACCGGCGAGGTTTGACGGCCATGAGCTATACTCCTTTCTCTCTCCGTGCAGGTGCTCCCAATCGATGAACGTCTTCCCGTAATGAGGTAAGTGTAGCAGCACTCCCACCGCCGCTCAGCGATAGGATGATCCTCACTAAACAGGCTCAAGAAAAAGCCGGACCTACCGATTCTTAGAGAGAGGGCACACATGCGACTTTGGAGGAAGTCTTTGACAGGTTGTGGTTCGCCACGTAGTTTACTCAATGGATGTTCCGACGTCTTGTAAAGTGAATTTTCGATTGAACCTTCCCTTTCATTCGATCCCATGACTCAGAAACGCGTTGTCATAATCGGAGGCGGGTTTGGAGGCATGACTGCGGCGCGCTTCCTGCGCGATGTCGAAGTCGTTCTGATCGACCGCACCAATCATCATGTGTTTCAACCGTTGCTCTATCAAGTCGCGACCGCGGCCTTGTCTCCGAGCGACATCGCCTGGCCCCTGCGCACGCTCTTCCGTTCACAACCCAATGTTCGTGTGGTAATGGATGACGTGAGCTCGATCGATCGGTGCGCGCGGGTAGTCCGGCTCCGGGACAGCGCCCCGATTTCTTTCGACACCTTGATTGTCGCTCCGGGATCTCGGCATGCCTACTTCGGACACGATGAGTGGGAACCCTTGGCCCCGGGACTCAAAACCATGGCTGATGCCATCTATTTGCGCGAACGGATGTTGCTCGCATTCGAAGAGGCTGAACGACAGCGAGCTGAAACCGGCGTGCAGAATCGCCTCACCTTCGTAATTGTCGGCGGCGGCCCTACCGGAGTCGAGTTAGCTGGTTCGCTTCTCGAGATCGGGAAACGAGCGATGGGTCCGGATTATCCCCACTTGCGCCTGGAAGATCTCTCGATCATCCTCGTGGAGGCCGGCCCGCGCATTCTTCCAGGATTCGACCCCAAACTGTCGGCCAAAGCTCTTACGGCTCTTGAACGCATGGGCGTCATGGTCAAACTGAATAACCCCGTGAGCACTGTCCGTCCGGATGGAGTGATGGTCGGCAACGAATGGATCTCATCTGTCAATGTGATTTGGGCGGCAGGCAACAAGGCCTCGCCGCTTCTCAATACTCTGGCGGTTCCTCAAGATTCATATGGTCGGGTCAAGGTCGGAACGGATCTCTCGATCCCGGATGATCCCTGGATCTTCGTCATCGGCGATGCCGCCCATTGTCTCGGCCACGACGGCAAACCCTTGCCAGGGATCGCGCCCGTCGCCATGCGAGAAGGCCAGTACGTCGCCCAGGTGGTCAATCACGAACTCCTGCCGGACCGACGTTCCCCATTTGTGTATAAAGATCGTGGCATGTTGGCGACAATCGGCCGCGCGCAAGCCGTCGCCCAATTTGGTCCGATCCGCGCCTCAGGGCCACTCGCCTGGGTGCTCTGGTGTATTGTCCATGTATTTTTTCTTATCGGTCTCAGGAACAGAATACGGGTGATGTCGGAATGGACCTGGTACTATCTCACCTTCAAGCCAGGCGCGAGATTACTGTGTGAACAACCGGCCAATCTTCGTAATACCTCACCCAACAGTCAGACGCATGAGAGCGCTACCGAGGACCGTACACGCTCACGTCGCGCAGCATAATACCCCGGATACCGTCCTTCCGCGCTCAATCGCAGCCTATCCGTTGCAGTGCTCCCCTCGACCACGCCATACTCATGAAAATAACGATCAGGTTGTCGCAAGACGCCCGAACTCCCCGGCACACCATCAGCGTCATGCGCAAACGGAGCATACAGAATGGCGTATAAGCGGGTCGTCATTATCGGAGGCGGCTTCGGAGGGCTGACTGCCGCACGCTCCATCCATCACGCCGAAGTGACCCTCATCGACCGCACGAATCATCACCTCTTTCAACCGTTACTCTACCAAGTAGCCACCACCGCGTTGTCGCCCGGTGATATCGCCTGGCCTCTGCGCACGCTCTTTCGTTCGCAGCGCAACGTCCGCGTCATGATGGATGACGTGGTGTCGCTTGATCGCGCGGCTCGGATGGTCCACCTGCAAAATGGTTCGCCGATTGCCTTCGACATTCTGATTGTCGCGTCGGGCTCGCGCCACGCCTATTTCGGGCACGACGAATGGGAGTCGTCCGCGCCTGGCCTTAAGACGATGACCGATGCCGTGCAGCTTCGAGAGAAGATGTTGCTCGCGTTTGAGGACGCGGAACGACGGAGAACCTCGACCGGCGTCCGGAGCCAACTGACGTTCGTCATCGTGGGAGGAGGTCCGACCGGGGTTGAATTAGCCGGTGCGCTGGCCGAGCTCGGCAGGAAAACCATGGGACCGGACTTTCCCAGTTTGCGCCTTGAAGACTTTTCAATCATTCTCGTGGAGGCCGGTTCACGGATTCTACCGGCATTCGATGCCCAACTTTCAGCAAAGGCCGCCGCCGCGCTTACTCGCATGGGCGTGATGATCAAACTCGGAAGCCCAGTGAGTGCCATCCATGCCGACGGTGTGAGGGTCGGACAGGAATGGATTCCCTCGACAAACGTCATTTGGGCGGCGGGCAATCAAGCGTCTCCCCTCCTGAACACCCTCTCGGCTCCACAAGACTCCTTTGGCAGGATCAAAGTCCGACCGGATCTGACGATTCCCGAGGATCCCTGGATCTTCGTCATCGGCGACGCAGCACATTGTGTAGGCCATAATGAGAAACCGTTGCCGGGAGTGGCACCGGTCGCAATTCAACAGGGGCGGTATGTTGCCGACCTCATCGATCAGGACGTCGCTCCCGACCAACGGCCACTATTTGCCTACGCAGACCGCGGCATGTTGGCCACGATTGGCCGGGCGCAAGCCGTGGCGCAGTTCGGTTCGGTGCGCGCTTCAGGACTCGCTGCCTGGCTGCTCTGGTGCGTCGTCCATATTTTCTTTTTGATCAGCTTCCGGAGCCGATTCCGAGTCATGTCGGAATGGGTCTGGTACTACCTGACATTTAAGCCAGGAGCAAGGTTGATTTTTGTGCAGTCTGCTATCAGTCACAACAGACCGTCGACAGATCATGCGCATAAATGAATCGTGTCCCATGGATATCCCAGGCCATTCATATACAGCAATTCATATATGAACTATTTCTCATAACTATTTGTAATAACTACTTTTAATACAATTTAAAATGT includes:
- a CDS encoding NAD(P)/FAD-dependent oxidoreductase: MTQKRVVIIGGGFGGMTAARFLRDVEVVLIDRTNHHVFQPLLYQVATAALSPSDIAWPLRTLFRSQPNVRVVMDDVSSIDRCARVVRLRDSAPISFDTLIVAPGSRHAYFGHDEWEPLAPGLKTMADAIYLRERMLLAFEEAERQRAETGVQNRLTFVIVGGGPTGVELAGSLLEIGKRAMGPDYPHLRLEDLSIILVEAGPRILPGFDPKLSAKALTALERMGVMVKLNNPVSTVRPDGVMVGNEWISSVNVIWAAGNKASPLLNTLAVPQDSYGRVKVGTDLSIPDDPWIFVIGDAAHCLGHDGKPLPGIAPVAMREGQYVAQVVNHELLPDRRSPFVYKDRGMLATIGRAQAVAQFGPIRASGPLAWVLWCIVHVFFLIGLRNRIRVMSEWTWYYLTFKPGARLLCEQPANLRNTSPNSQTHESATEDRTRSRRAA
- a CDS encoding NAD(P)/FAD-dependent oxidoreductase is translated as MAYKRVVIIGGGFGGLTAARSIHHAEVTLIDRTNHHLFQPLLYQVATTALSPGDIAWPLRTLFRSQRNVRVMMDDVVSLDRAARMVHLQNGSPIAFDILIVASGSRHAYFGHDEWESSAPGLKTMTDAVQLREKMLLAFEDAERRRTSTGVRSQLTFVIVGGGPTGVELAGALAELGRKTMGPDFPSLRLEDFSIILVEAGSRILPAFDAQLSAKAAAALTRMGVMIKLGSPVSAIHADGVRVGQEWIPSTNVIWAAGNQASPLLNTLSAPQDSFGRIKVRPDLTIPEDPWIFVIGDAAHCVGHNEKPLPGVAPVAIQQGRYVADLIDQDVAPDQRPLFAYADRGMLATIGRAQAVAQFGSVRASGLAAWLLWCVVHIFFLISFRSRFRVMSEWVWYYLTFKPGARLIFVQSAISHNRPSTDHAHK